GCACGCTGATCCGGCGGGCCCTGGCCAAGGACCCCGCGGCCCGGATCCCCGACGGCGCGGCCTTCGTCGCCGCGGTGGAGGACGTGCGCGCCGGCCGGCCGCAGCCCGAGCCCCCGCCCACCCCGACCACCGTCCGGCTCGGCCCGCCGACCGGCCGGCACCGCGCACCGCGCCCCGGCGACCGGGCCGGCACGCACCGGCGCCGGCTGGCCGCCGTCCTCGTGCCGGTGGTGACCCTGCTGCTGGGCGCCGGCGCGGCCGCGGGCGTCTTCGCGGCCGTCTCCGCCGGTGGGGACGACCGCCGGCCCACCGTGGTCGCCGCCCGGACCGAGGACGCCCGCATCGTGCTCGCCACGGAGGACTACGTCGGCCGGCAGGTGGACGAGGCGGCACTGGCGCTGTCCGCGCTGGGGCTGCTCGTGCAGCGGGTGGAGGAGGTCACCTCGTCCGCGGGTCCGGGGCTGGTCACCGCCGTGGACCCGGCCGGGGCGCAGCTGCGGCCCGGCGACGCCGTGCGGCTGCTGTTCGCCGTCGCCCCCGAGCCCGTCCCCGTGCCGCCGCGCAGCTCCTCGCCGGCCACCCGGGTGTCCGACGGGTACGGCGCGGCGCGGTCGTCGGCGCCGGCCCCCGTGGAGGTCACACCGAGCACGCCGCCGCCCAGCACGGTGGAGGCGTCGCCGACGGGTGCGGAGCCGTCGCAGCCGCCGTCCCCGTCTGCCCCGCCGCCGGACCGCCCGGAGGAGACGCCCCCGTCGGCCCCGGCGCCCGAGGCACCCTGGGCCCCGCCGACGTCCGGGCCGGAGGGTGCCGACCCGCCGGAGGACGTCCCGGCCGAGGTGGCACCCCCCGCGGAGGAGCTCCCCGCCGCGGCGGAGCCGCCCGCCGACGACGGGTACCGGGACCGCAGCGACCGCTGACCCGGGGGCGTCAGCCGCCGTCCCGGCCGGGGGCCACCCACAGGGCCGCGCCCAGGGCGGCCAGCGCGGCGGTGAGGACGAAGCCGTGGTCGCTGTCGACGCGCGGGAGCACGACGAGCACCCAGAACGCCGCCGTGCCGGTGAGACCGCCGGCGGCCACCTGCCAGGCCGCGTCGGGACGCCGACGGGCCGCGGGCAGGAGCCGGCCGGCGAACGGCAGCACCCCGACGGCGGTCGCCAGGGTCGTGAAGACCGACCACAGCGGCGCCGCCGACCACAGCGGCAGCCCGCCGTCCCGGCCGGTCAGCAGACCGACCTGCAGCAGCAGCAGGGACAGCGCGACCAGCCCGGCGCCGGTGCGGGCCGCGCGCACCGCGCGGTCCGGGCGTGCCGGGTGCACGCCGGCGGGAGCGGGGGACCCGGGGTCGCCCGGGCTGCGCGGCGCCGGCGGCTCGGGGCGGGGGGTCGGCTGCGGCACGGTCGCTCCTCGCTCGGGCGCACGGGCGGGGACCGGCGCGGCGGTGGGCCGGTCCGTCCCCCGACGGTAGCGGGCGGCCCCGCCGACGGGCACGGCACGCGGGCCGGCCGGGGGCTCACTAGGGTCGGCCGGGTGGCCGTGCGCGCGGGGATCGTCGTCACCGGGACCGAGGTCCTCACCGGCCGGGTCGCCGACCGCAACGGCCCGTGGCTGGCCGAGGAGCTGCGCCGCCTGGGCGTCGACGTCGGCGCGGTGCTCGTCGTCGGCGACCGGCCCGCGGACCTGCGCGGCGCGCTGCGCTTCCTCGCCGGCGAGGACCTGGTCATCACCACCGGGGGGTTGGGCCCCACCGCCGACGACCTGACCGCGGAGGTCGTCGGCGAGGTGCAGGGCCGCCCGTCCGCGGTGGACCCCACGCTGGAACGAGAGATCGCCGCGATCGTCGAGCGGCTGATGGCCCGCCGCGGCTGGCGCGCCGACCCGGAGGCGACGGCGGCCGGCGTCCGCAAGCAGGCGCTGGTGCCGGACGGCGCGGCGGTGCTGGCGCCGGTCGGGACCGCGCCGGGTCTGGTCGTCCCGCCGGCCGACGGGCGGGACGGGCCGGTGGTCGTCGTCCTCCCCGGGCCGCCGTCGGAGCTGCAGGGCATGTGGCCGGCGGCCCTGGCCGCCGCACCGGTGCAGGCGGCGCTGGCCGGCCGCGAGGAGCTGCGGCAGGAGACGCTGCGGCTGTGGGGGACGCTGGAGTCCCAGCTGGCCGCCACGCTGCGGCAGGCGGAGTTCCCCGGCCTGGAGGTCACGACCTGCCTGCGCGACGGCGAGCTGGAGATCGTCACCCGCTTCGGCCCGGACGCGCAGCCGGAGTACGACCGGCTGGTCGCGGCGGTGACGGAGGCGCACGGCCCGACGCTGTTCTCCACCGGCCCGACGGTCGACGAGGTCGTCGCCTCGGCGTTCGCCGACCGCGGGCTCACCGTGGCGACGGCGGAGTCGTGCACCAGCGGGCTGCTGGTGGCCCGGCTGACCGAGCGGGCCGGGTCCTCGGCCTGGGTGCTGGGCGGGGTGGCGTCCTACGCCAACTCGGCCAAGGAGGCGCTGGTCGGCGTCCCGGCGGAGCTGCTGGCGGCCCACGGGGCGGTGAGCCCGCAGGTGGCGGCCGCCCTGGCCGACGGTGCGCGGGCCCGCTTCGGGGCCGACGTCGGTATCGGCATCACCGGCATCGCCGGCCCGGGTGGCGGGTCGGCGGACAAGCCGGTCGGGACCGTGCACCTGTGCGCCGTCGGCCCGTCGTCCGAGCGGCTGCCGCGCTCGGTCGTGCTGCCGGGCTCGCGGTCGGCCGTGCGCGAGCGGTCGGTGTCCCTGGCGGTGCACCTGCTGCGGCAGCTGCTGCTCGGCGGCCCGCCGGCGTGACGGCGTGGAGCTCCTGACTCCGTCCGCCCGGTCGCTCGTCGCGTACGGCAGCGGTGGGGTGGAGCTCGTGCGGGCGGCGGTGGTCCCGGGGTCGCAGGACGGGTTCGCGGTGGACGTCGTCCGGCTGGCCCCCGGCGGCGTGATCGGCCGGCACCCCACCCGGTGGTGGCTGCTCTTCCTCGTGGTCGAGGGCGCCGGCTGGGTGTCCGGGCCGCCGGGGGAGCGGCGCCCGCTGCGGGCCGGCGAGGCGGCCCTGTGGGCGCCGGGTGAGGAGCACGCGTCCGGGTCGGCCGACGGGCTGGTGGCCGTCGTCGTGCAGTGCCGCACCCGGCCCGTGCCGACCAGCGAGGAGACGCCGTGACGGTCCTGACCCTGCACGCCACCGGGCCCGAGGCGCCGGCCGAGGCCTGGGAGCGCTACGTCCTCCCGGCCCGCTGGCCGCAGTGGGCGCCGCAGATCACCGGGGTCTCCGTGCCCGTCGACCGGCTGGCCGCCGGGGTGCGCGGGCGGGTGCACGGCCCGCTGGGGGTGAGGCTGCCGTTCCTCGTCGAGACGGTCGACGAGGCGGCCCGGCAGTGGTCGTGGACGGTGTCGGCCGGGCCGGTGCGGCTGCACCTGCTGCACTGGGTGAGCGCCGCCCCGGACGGCGGGAGCACCACCGGGCTGCGGGTGAGCGGCCCGGCGCCGGTGGTGCTCGGCTACGCCCCGCTGGCCCGGCTGGCGATCGGCCGGCTGGTCCACCCGCTGCGCTGAAGCCGCTCGTACACCACGACCGGGACGTCGGCCGGGGTCACGTCCTCGCGGTGCACCCGGAAACCGAGCCGGGTCG
This window of the Geodermatophilus sp. DSM 44513 genome carries:
- a CDS encoding serine/threonine-protein kinase — protein: MVEPGRREVGGRYELAELIAAGGMGQVWRGTDVLLGRPVAVKVLRSEYTGDPTFRARFRAEAQHAAALSHPHIAAVFDYGETEATDGSGETLAYLVMELVEGRPLSAVLQRQGRLSAAETLLLLEQAASALAEAHRVGLVHRDVKPGNILVRDDGSVTITDFGIAWSAGSVPLTRTGQVIGTPQYLAPEVAEGRHALPASDVYALGLVGYECLTGHPAFQGENAVTIALKQVREDPDPLPDELPAGVRTLIRRALAKDPAARIPDGAAFVAAVEDVRAGRPQPEPPPTPTTVRLGPPTGRHRAPRPGDRAGTHRRRLAAVLVPVVTLLLGAGAAAGVFAAVSAGGDDRRPTVVAARTEDARIVLATEDYVGRQVDEAALALSALGLLVQRVEEVTSSAGPGLVTAVDPAGAQLRPGDAVRLLFAVAPEPVPVPPRSSSPATRVSDGYGAARSSAPAPVEVTPSTPPPSTVEASPTGAEPSQPPSPSAPPPDRPEETPPSAPAPEAPWAPPTSGPEGADPPEDVPAEVAPPAEELPAAAEPPADDGYRDRSDR
- a CDS encoding competence/damage-inducible protein A, with the translated sequence MAVRAGIVVTGTEVLTGRVADRNGPWLAEELRRLGVDVGAVLVVGDRPADLRGALRFLAGEDLVITTGGLGPTADDLTAEVVGEVQGRPSAVDPTLEREIAAIVERLMARRGWRADPEATAAGVRKQALVPDGAAVLAPVGTAPGLVVPPADGRDGPVVVVLPGPPSELQGMWPAALAAAPVQAALAGREELRQETLRLWGTLESQLAATLRQAEFPGLEVTTCLRDGELEIVTRFGPDAQPEYDRLVAAVTEAHGPTLFSTGPTVDEVVASAFADRGLTVATAESCTSGLLVARLTERAGSSAWVLGGVASYANSAKEALVGVPAELLAAHGAVSPQVAAALADGARARFGADVGIGITGIAGPGGGSADKPVGTVHLCAVGPSSERLPRSVVLPGSRSAVRERSVSLAVHLLRQLLLGGPPA
- a CDS encoding cupin domain-containing protein; translation: MELLTPSARSLVAYGSGGVELVRAAVVPGSQDGFAVDVVRLAPGGVIGRHPTRWWLLFLVVEGAGWVSGPPGERRPLRAGEAALWAPGEEHASGSADGLVAVVVQCRTRPVPTSEETP
- a CDS encoding SRPBCC family protein; this encodes MTVLTLHATGPEAPAEAWERYVLPARWPQWAPQITGVSVPVDRLAAGVRGRVHGPLGVRLPFLVETVDEAARQWSWTVSAGPVRLHLLHWVSAAPDGGSTTGLRVSGPAPVVLGYAPLARLAIGRLVHPLR